One window from the genome of Glycine soja cultivar W05 chromosome 12, ASM419377v2, whole genome shotgun sequence encodes:
- the LOC114378790 gene encoding transcription factor SRM1-like: MWNNSVFEVDRRVKGRNFLILVGRWTNDNLRLFIVNVYAPCDLAGKRAMWEELRQLRASNPEVFSFFLLCLFITVDEVGSSSEWSTEQDKAFENALAIHPEDASDRWEKIVVDIPGKTLEEIKHHYELLVEDVNQIESGCVPLPSYNSSPEGSTSHASDEGAGKKGGHSWNSNNESNHGTKASRSDKERRKGIAWTEDEHRYNFRQDSSQS, encoded by the exons ATGTGGAACAACTCAGTTTTTGAGGTGGACAGGAGGGTGAAAGGCAGAAATTTCTTAATTCTTGTAGGGAGATGGACTAACGATAATCTGAGGCTGTTCATTGTCAATGTATATGCTCCATGTGATCTTGCTGGGAAGAGAGCTATGTGGGAAGAGTTGAGGCAGTTAAGAGCTTCTAACCCTGAGG TCTTCTCGTTTTTTCTACTTTGTTTGTTTATAACTGTGGATGAAGTTGGTAGTAGCTCTGAGTGGAGCACAGAACAGGATAAAGCATTTGAAAATGCCTTGGCAATTCATCCTGAGGATGCTTCAGACCGATGGGAGAAGATTGTGGTTGATATACCGGGGAAAACCTTGGAAGAGATTAAACACCACTATGAGCTCTTGGTTGAAGATGTTAACCAGATTGAATCTGGTTGTGTGCCTTTACCATCTTATAATTCTTCTCCAGAGGGCTCAACAAGCCATGCTAGTGATGAAGGAGCTGGCAAGAAGGGAGGCCACTCTTGGAATAGTAACAATGAATCTAATCATGGAACTAAGGCTTCAAGATCAGATAAGGAACGGCGAAAGGGTATTGCATGGACAGAGGATGAACACAG GTACAACTTTAGACAAGATAGCTCCCAATCCTGA